The following proteins come from a genomic window of Miscanthus floridulus cultivar M001 chromosome 2, ASM1932011v1, whole genome shotgun sequence:
- the LOC136536588 gene encoding uncharacterized protein codes for MAVPNYTYLKLKMLGPRGVITVGTSFQRAYECEVECCGHTSAVVASKELATLKEEVAEKMPDAKKSTGSFESAEGYKEVLVDPSSSKAKKVRNGTALSSK; via the coding sequence atggccgtccccaactatacataccttaagctgaagatgctgggcccccgtggggtcatcaccgttggcacctccttccagcgcgcttatgagtgcgaagtcgaatgttgCGGTCACACCTCCGCAGTCGTCGCCTCCAAGGAACtcgccaccctcaaggaggaggttgcCGAAAAAATGCCCGACGCCAAGAAATCGACCGGGTCATTCGAATCAGCAGAGGGCtacaaggaggtcctcgtggaccccagcagctccaagGCTAAAAAGGTACGCAATGGTaccgcgctctcctccaaatag
- the LOC136536589 gene encoding uncharacterized protein — protein sequence MYTGQFVYCGHRTTLSIGNVPPLRGIFEGTVICNVEHRTGECGAPSPRRSGTMPSSSAPTTALGQEALPAKGRPQQTTTRSTTLGTLQCPSSIGGGGAPAARAARTISSTWDDLLLNIALRIHKQIQI from the exons atgtacacgggccagttcgtctactgcggccaccgcaccacgctctccatcggcaacgtcccaCCGCTCCGCGGGATCTtcgaaggcaccgtcatctgcaaTGTCGAGCATCGCACTGGCGAATGTGGTGCCCCTTCGCCGAGGCgttcagggactatgccatcatcatcggCTCCAACAACGGCGTTGGGACAAGAGGCGCTTCCCGCCAAAGGAAGGCCGCAACAAACGACGACAAGGTCGACGACGCTCGGCACCCTCCAGTGCCCCTCCTCCATCGGTGGCGGTGGTGCACCCGCAGCAAGGGCggctcgcaccatctcatctacgtgggATGACCTCCTGCTCAACATCGCGCTCCGGATTCACAAGCAGATCC aaatctga